The following DNA comes from Erigeron canadensis isolate Cc75 chromosome 3, C_canadensis_v1, whole genome shotgun sequence.
GCTCTAGATCAGTATGCTGTTTTGCTGGAGAAGGAGAAAGAAGCAACCAAAGAGCATGAAGAGGCCAGGGAAGCAGAGAATCAAATAAGCAAGCAGTTCAATACTGTGAAGGCCAGAAGGTAacatttgatattattatttgcTGTACTTTTGTACAATTTGTAAACTTATCTTGATGTGATTTCTACCTATATGGTATTGTGCTTATGTTGGTGTTCCATTACAGGCATGCATGTTTTATGGACGCGTTCAACCATATATTTCATAATATTGACAAAATCTACAAGCAACTCACGAAAAGCACCACGCATCCGCTGGGTGGGACTGCATATCTTAACTTGGAAAATGTGGATGAACCATTTTTACATGGCATTAAGTACTCTACTATGCCCCCTACGAAGCGTTTTCGGGATATGGAGTTACTATCTGGTGGGGAGAAAACCGTGGCAGCACTTGCTTTACTTTTCGCCATCCACAGGTGCACTTCTAAATTTTCTAAATGActtgacacacacacacacacacacacacatagatatatgtatattctgATGTAAATGATGCGACAATTCGtttgtataatattatattaccaTTTTCTAGTTATTGCTATTTGCATATGTTAGTTCAGTACGTTACTGATGCTTGGTGTTCCCCACCAGTTACAAGCCATCGCCCTTTTTTATACTGGATGAGGTGGATGCGGCTCTTGATAATCTAAATGTTGCTAAGGTTGCTGGTTTCATTAGATCAAAATCGTGCGGGGGAGATAGGGCCAGTCAGGATGTTCTAGAAGGGAATGGTTTCCAGAGTATTGTGATATCTCTCAAGGATACCTTTTATGACAAGGCTGAAGCTTTGGTTGGGGTTTACAGGGATTCTGAAAGAGGGTAACCTTTCTCTATCTTATTactgtatattttattttattttcttttcattatatTGCAAAATAAGAAATCTGAGGTGTATTTGAAAATAATAGAAATGGCAAATATATGATTACCTTACAGGCTTGAAAGCATTCATCCATCAATGGTAATGATAGAATGTAAAGTTACAAAGAAAAGCTTTCAGACAATTCTAACAGCTataaattttctattaaattCGTTAGACAAtacaactttcttttttttttttttttaaatttttagagCGGCATTCTAATCTActttactcctaaattacacgcatgcCTAGGATGAAACCcaagactctcgaaaaatccctattaatccacccccacaaatgtcggaagtgggactcgaacccaggtggatccccccaaggtcaaagaccttaccaatgggccaccaaccccattgacATGTAACATGACGTGTACAGTTACACCACATGCATAAATCCTAACAGGAAATTAACTTATTGCTTTCTGTGCCTCTTAACTGCAGCTGTTCAAGAACATTGACATTTGACCTAACTCAATATCGGGAGTCATAAGAATCGCAGATTGGTTTGGGTGCTTTAAAGTTTTAAGTACGCGGTAACTCTTAAACACATATTGGAAGTACATAAGCTTGACTTGTCTCTAGATATGTAGATCTTTAAGGACTCTGTTTAGAAGTTAAAAGATTGTATGTATTTGTGCAGGATTTAATAGCCTGTGTTGAATACTTGAATTGTGATTTTAGTTAAATCTAGATAGTGATTTTCTGTTGATGCACATTTTGATTCATCTAGTGGAAAGCCTATCCATGTGCTATGCGAAATCTGTAAATGTCACCGCAATCTGCAAGTATGCCATGAACTAGACTTGAAATTTGTGAGTTTAGGTTGGGGCTAAATCAACTTGCGTCATAAATGAGCTGACCCATCTAAACCTGTTTGTTAAATGAGTTGTGTATGAGCTGGACTAGTGATAAATAGGTTGACCTGCAAACTTGTTTTGAGTATACAAGTATTTACAAAGAAATGTAATATAGAgatgtaaaataaaatgtatgCAACTCTTCATTAGttaattttaatatgttatatttgTTGTCCAGTATTCTCGTATGAGCCTCTAAACCTAAATTCAACGATTGACAAATGAAAAACCACCATAGCTCTTCAAATCTATTTTGCAAGCCAAACAATGTCAATCACAATTTACAAGTAAGAAGCTACTTGCAAATTCCTTGATGGTTTCCTGATCCTTTTGTGGCTCAACATTATGGTCCAACAACTTGTAACAAGCGTGTTTTACATTAAATATGAAACAAGATTGAACAACTTGGAACAACTGTATTTTAACCCTCCTTTGTTAGTGTAAATGACATGTTTATTGAAAATGCAAAATTTCGTAGAGTATACAAGGTTTAGCAATGCTGGTCGTGTTCATGCAAAACCTTAAAAAAGATTGAGATCCAAGTTACATATTTCGTAGCCTATTTGccttttgataatatatgattCAATTACATGTAATAAACCTCTTGGTGAGGCTTGTTTGACTGAATCCATGTTTTTAGTCGAGCCTCAAAGGACGCATCTAAGGCCCTGGGCTAATGCAAtcattgtttcttttttttttttccttcctgAAAGGCCAATCAATCAATGCTTAATAGTGCAAAGAAGCTAGGGGTGTTGGgtgaaaattagaaattttgaaatgtctaaaatatctCCTCCAGGTTTATATTGTGTCTTAAGTTgtatcttgaccattgattgCATTAATTTAGTGGCGGTCTAGTCGTCTAGAGGCATACTTTGAGACTCGAATGAACAAACCTGTTATCGATGATTGTcggtttattaatatttttcgTAGATAGTTAGAGTTCAAGTAAATATAAATCGATTGATTAAAGTATTTAGTCTTTGTTTAAAAAAACCCTTCAAAGGAATTAATCTTCTTGAGATACTCACATTTCTTAAATCTGGTCAAAGGAATTGCATTTTCTTTAAGAAAAAGATCCGGTCAAAGTAGATCTAGGTACTTGTTAGAATAAATTGGTTCAAGTTATTTCTCTTTTAGTACTAGTACCTTCCTATTATAAATATCACAAAATAGTAAATAAGAATATGAACAAAAAATGGCATATATATTAGGACACACCTTTTTGAATATTGAGAGGCAAAGACACACCTTTTTAAAGATACTTagaatatttttacatataaaaccAATTAAGTAGTACAAATTAATTATGTCAAAGTATTGAAATTAGAGTGTGAGGTTACTTGTAAGATGAAATCCTTTTATTTAGGGAACATAATTagtatagttaaaaaaaacaagcCAAGAAATCATTGACCACAATATAATTAGCAAATACATACAAAACACTAATATTCCCCTACCGGAGGTTGATAACCAACACAACCAACAACCTTCCAGTTGGACTTTCCGGCCACCGCCGGAGCTCGATATCTACGTACCATCCATGGAAGACGACAACAACAACGACGACACGCAATCACCAAACGAAAACGAAACGTTCCACGATAGCGTTGAAGGAGATATAATCATAACAAAACACGAAAAACAACAAACAACCTCGGTTGCAGCagaaatgaagaaaaagaaaagaaaagcattACTCGACTTTCGTTTACGCCTTGAAGACGCCATATATAAACGTTCACTCGTCGGAGAAAAATACAAATCACGAAAAAACCTTAAAGAAATCGAGCTTTGGGGGGTCCCATTATTACCTAGTAAAGGTTACGGAAAAACAGACGTCGTTTTAAAGAAATTCTTGAAAGCCAAAGATTACAACGCGCAAAATGCGCTTGAAATGCTTGGAAACACGCTAATGTGGAGGGAAGATTTTAATATCGATAAACTTTTCGATGAAAACTTTGGGGGTGATCTTGAAAATATTGGTTGTATTGAAGGGATAGATACAGCTGGACATCCATTGTGTTATCAGTGTTATGAAGTGTTTAAGGATAGAGAAATATTAAGGAAGAGATTAGGGACTAAAGAATCTGTTAATGAGTTTTTACGTTGGCGGATTAAGTTAATGGAAGGATGTATACGGAAACTTGATTTTAAACCCGATGGTTGTGATTCGGTTATACAAATTATTGATGTGAAGAATATACCTAGACCGTTTCTGAATGAAATGGTTCAAGGTAGCAAGACGTATTTTTCCATCTTGCAGGATCATTATCCCGGGATTATATATCGATTTGTAAGTTAATTGCTAATTAATCAGTATTAATTTGCTtgtttaaataattttgttatgATACCTTGATTAATTGCAGGTGATTGTTAATGTTCCTATGTGGTTTTTCGCGTTTTATACCTTGAATATGCGATTAATGACGAGAAGGTACAAAGTCATGTATGTGAAGCCATCAGCAATTACGGATACTCTTCTCAAGTAAGTTGTTTGCTCCATCAATTTGAATTGAAAATATTGTGAATTTGATGATCTGGTTATATAAATCGGTTGTACGTTTTCTGAACAATTTGTATATATGGTGATTGCTGTTatgtacctaagcttaggtgacATAACGCATTTTGGATGGTTAAATGGTGCGATTTGAACTTGTCTGACTTAACTTAATTAGTTAATGATTCACAACATGTATACAGatcacaacatatatatatgctatatataataactaaaaatttGCTTGAATTTGTTGAAGATTCATAAAGCCAGAACAACTTCTAGCTCAATATGGAGGTGTAAGAAGGCAAGGCGGAGAATTCTCGCCGGATGAAAAAGTTACAGAACTTAAGCTAAAAATTTACGGAACAGAGAGCATCGAAATTCCTATGACAGAGGTTTGTTCTTTCTATATCCAGTAAGCACAAATGAAATGGCACAATAAACTTGACACATTACAACCTCATGACCTATATCAAATTAACTAAGATGATTGTTTCGGAAATTAACTTACTAATAATAAgcattttctattttattttgtgGCATATTAATAACAGACGGGGATGACAATATATTGGGATTTAACAGTTACCGGAAGCGAGGTAAATTATAAGGAAGAATTTGTACCAGAAGATGAAGGTTCATATAATGTGTTGGTTTCAAAAGGAAAGCAAATTGGGAGAATGTCTTCAAACTCATTTCATGTAACTGAGCCTGGCAAAATTCTCATTACATTTGCTAATCCTACTTCTAAAAGTAGAAAGGTCTTTTATAGATACAAACTTAAACCCATTGCCCCCATGAATGCTATATCAGTTACAgattagaattttttttcttttcttcaaactaaattttgtttatgttttttcgCTTGTAATCGAGATATTTTATCTAAGGGGTATAGAgatgtaaataaatttatttagagcaatatatatgtgaactttaaatctatattttttgtGTGCACATATATATCCATAAACTAACAGAATCTTCATTAAAACGTTCGTCTACGgtcgttttttttttgggaacaacataattttattattatagaaaCTTCGGCAAGAAGCCAAAGAAGAAACAGATTACATCAAGTAAGAAGGACTAACAAAGCCATAAAGGCCAAGAAAGACTAAGCTTATGGTCGTTTAATCGTTTTGTTTATACTAATTGAACAAATGAGTACAAACATTGATTTCGTTCTTTCGCTAATTCATTTGTTAGATGTTTTTTTATCTGT
Coding sequences within:
- the LOC122592080 gene encoding patellin-4-like; amino-acid sequence: MEDDNNNDDTQSPNENETFHDSVEGDIIITKHEKQQTTSVAAEMKKKKRKALLDFRLRLEDAIYKRSLVGEKYKSRKNLKEIELWGVPLLPSKGYGKTDVVLKKFLKAKDYNAQNALEMLGNTLMWREDFNIDKLFDENFGGDLENIGCIEGIDTAGHPLCYQCYEVFKDREILRKRLGTKESVNEFLRWRIKLMEGCIRKLDFKPDGCDSVIQIIDVKNIPRPFLNEMVQGSKTYFSILQDHYPGIIYRFVIVNVPMWFFAFYTLNMRLMTRRYKVMYVKPSAITDTLLKFIKPEQLLAQYGGVRRQGGEFSPDEKVTELKLKIYGTESIEIPMTETGMTIYWDLTVTGSEVNYKEEFVPEDEGSYNVLVSKGKQIGRMSSNSFHVTEPGKILITFANPTSKSRKVFYRYKLKPIAPMNAISVTD